From a region of the Bradyrhizobium sp. KBS0727 genome:
- a CDS encoding ABC transporter ATP-binding protein, translating to MLELKSLDAGYGSFQALFDVSLEVKAGEAVGVIGPNGAGKTTLMRVISGLIRPTKGAIAMEGTDVLATPAHRIVDLGIAHVPENRRLFPRLSVDDNLKMGAYMPGARARYAERLEFVFDLFPRMKERRSQMAGTMSGGEQQMCAIGRALMSDPKLLLLDEPSAGLAPVVVQQVFELVKRIRAGGLTVLIVEQNVQQVLKVVDRAYLLEAGTIRASGTAAEMLSTDTIKQAYLGV from the coding sequence ATGCTGGAACTGAAATCGCTCGATGCAGGCTATGGCAGCTTTCAGGCGCTGTTCGACGTGTCGCTCGAGGTCAAGGCGGGCGAAGCGGTCGGTGTGATCGGCCCCAACGGCGCCGGCAAGACCACGTTGATGCGGGTGATCTCCGGCCTGATCCGGCCCACCAAAGGCGCGATCGCGATGGAGGGGACCGACGTGCTGGCAACGCCGGCGCATCGCATCGTCGATCTCGGCATTGCCCATGTGCCGGAAAACCGCCGGCTGTTTCCGCGGCTCTCGGTCGACGACAATCTGAAGATGGGCGCCTACATGCCCGGCGCCCGCGCCAGATATGCCGAGCGGCTGGAATTCGTGTTCGACCTGTTTCCGCGCATGAAGGAACGGCGCAGCCAGATGGCCGGCACCATGTCCGGCGGCGAGCAGCAGATGTGCGCGATCGGCCGCGCGCTGATGTCGGACCCGAAACTGCTGCTGCTCGACGAGCCGTCGGCGGGCCTCGCGCCGGTCGTGGTGCAGCAGGTGTTCGAACTGGTCAAGCGCATCAGGGCCGGCGGGCTGACGGTGTTGATCGTCGAGCAGAACGTGCAGCAGGTGCTGAAAGTGGTCGATCGCGCCTATCTGCTCGAAGCAGGCACCATTCGCGCGTCGGGCACTGCGGCGGAGATGCTGTCGACCGACACCATCAAGCAGGCATATTTGGGAGTCTGA
- a CDS encoding NADH:flavin oxidoreductase/NADH oxidase, which translates to MDGSTNGSQMPSPMLFQPLAIRGLTLKNRLVVPPMVHYRCDPGNTCGTFHLVHLGRYALGGFGLVFVEATGVEEIGLINEHDLGIWNDAQVESFRPLIAFMKRQGTAIGIQLAHGGRKASSQTAMQGMGPLTEENLKAGDKIWQPVGPTAEPVAKGWLTPRQLTTQECKAMVGTWAKAARNAVAAGFDTIEIHTAHGYLLASFLSPVSNTRNDEYGGDRTGRMRLPLEIAEAVRREMPDTMPLFVRVSSVDGTQEGWNMDDTVVFARELKARGVDVIDCSSGGIAGAATAAQVPRSLGFQVPFAERVRNEAGIPTMAVGIILEAQQAEAILQNGQADLIAIGRQSQFNPNIAHHWAHDLGINMRFEDWSPEYGWWLEKRIRTLEGFATPTGAVTRRG; encoded by the coding sequence ATGGACGGTTCGACCAACGGCAGCCAGATGCCATCGCCGATGCTGTTCCAGCCGCTTGCGATCCGGGGCCTCACGCTGAAAAACCGGCTCGTGGTGCCGCCGATGGTCCATTACCGCTGCGACCCCGGCAACACCTGCGGCACCTTCCACCTCGTGCATCTCGGCCGCTACGCGCTGGGCGGCTTCGGCCTCGTCTTTGTCGAGGCAACCGGAGTCGAGGAGATCGGGCTGATCAACGAGCACGACCTCGGCATCTGGAACGATGCGCAGGTCGAGAGTTTTAGGCCGCTGATCGCCTTCATGAAGCGTCAGGGCACCGCGATCGGCATCCAGCTTGCCCATGGCGGCCGCAAGGCGTCCTCGCAAACCGCCATGCAGGGCATGGGACCGCTCACGGAAGAAAACCTGAAGGCCGGCGACAAGATCTGGCAGCCGGTTGGGCCGACGGCCGAGCCGGTCGCCAAGGGCTGGCTGACGCCGCGCCAACTGACGACGCAAGAGTGCAAGGCGATGGTCGGCACCTGGGCCAAGGCCGCGCGGAATGCAGTGGCCGCGGGCTTCGACACCATCGAAATCCATACCGCGCACGGCTATCTGCTGGCCTCGTTCCTGTCGCCGGTCTCCAATACCCGCAACGACGAATACGGCGGCGACCGCACCGGCCGCATGCGCCTGCCGCTGGAGATCGCCGAAGCGGTGCGTCGCGAAATGCCGGATACGATGCCGCTGTTCGTCCGCGTCTCGTCGGTCGACGGCACGCAGGAAGGCTGGAACATGGACGATACGGTGGTTTTTGCGCGCGAACTGAAGGCGCGCGGCGTCGACGTGATCGACTGCTCGTCCGGCGGCATCGCGGGTGCGGCTACCGCTGCCCAAGTGCCGCGCAGCCTCGGGTTCCAGGTTCCGTTTGCGGAGCGGGTCCGCAACGAGGCCGGTATCCCGACCATGGCGGTCGGCATCATTCTCGAAGCGCAGCAGGCCGAGGCGATTCTGCAGAACGGGCAGGCCGATCTGATCGCGATCGGCCGCCAGTCGCAGTTCAATCCCAACATCGCCCACCATTGGGCGCACGATCTAGGGATCAACATGCGCTTCGAGGACTGGTCGCCCGAATATGGCTGGTGGCTCGAAAAGCGGATCCGGACGCTGGAAGGATTTGCGACCCCGACCGGTGCGGTCACGCGTCGCGGATGA
- a CDS encoding ABC transporter substrate-binding protein translates to MRRRDFVAGAVSLAAVSRAAAQPVATNRRLAIVNVSAPSHALMREDSPTYHRVFFGELRRLGQIEGQNLTVERYSREQYQSDPAALAAQVVRSNPDVIYIIDPAASHFTRETSKIPIVTITNDPMALGYVQSLAHPGGNVTGVSVDAGPSIHGKRIALLREMFPAMSKLAFIVAKGVSQHLAEAPVRAAAEAAGIAVVSVPIDVPGTATTYRDAIAQASRGGADAVMMIDSANALVNRAVIAESLAEARIPAIHAFAEAVDAGGLMAYSFDLKELIKRMAGDVDAILRGANPADIPFYQVSKFELSINLKAAKALGIAVPPTLLATADKVVE, encoded by the coding sequence ATGAGACGCCGGGATTTTGTGGCAGGGGCCGTGTCGTTGGCTGCGGTCAGCCGTGCCGCGGCGCAGCCGGTCGCCACCAACCGGCGTCTGGCCATCGTCAATGTATCGGCACCTTCACATGCGCTGATGCGTGAGGACAGCCCCACCTACCATCGGGTATTTTTCGGCGAGCTTCGGCGTCTCGGGCAGATCGAGGGACAAAACCTTACCGTCGAGCGCTACAGCAGGGAGCAGTACCAGTCAGACCCGGCCGCGCTGGCGGCACAGGTCGTCCGCAGCAATCCGGATGTCATCTACATCATCGATCCCGCCGCTTCGCACTTCACGCGCGAAACCTCGAAAATCCCGATCGTCACCATCACCAACGATCCGATGGCGCTCGGCTACGTGCAGAGCCTGGCGCATCCCGGCGGCAACGTCACCGGCGTCAGCGTCGACGCCGGACCGTCGATTCACGGCAAGCGCATCGCGCTGCTGCGTGAAATGTTTCCGGCGATGTCGAAACTGGCGTTCATTGTCGCGAAAGGTGTATCGCAACATTTGGCGGAGGCCCCGGTGCGCGCGGCAGCCGAAGCCGCCGGGATTGCCGTCGTCAGCGTGCCGATCGATGTTCCCGGTACCGCAACGACCTATCGCGACGCCATCGCACAGGCCTCTCGCGGCGGCGCGGACGCGGTCATGATGATCGACAGCGCGAACGCGCTGGTGAACCGCGCCGTGATCGCGGAGTCACTCGCCGAGGCGCGCATTCCGGCCATTCATGCCTTTGCGGAAGCGGTCGATGCCGGCGGCCTGATGGCGTATTCCTTCGACCTGAAGGAGTTGATCAAGCGAATGGCCGGCGATGTCGACGCCATCCTGCGCGGCGCCAATCCCGCCGACATCCCGTTTTATCAGGTTTCCAAGTTCGAATTGTCGATCAACCTGAAAGCCGCCAAGGCGCTCGGGATCGCGGTGCCGCCGACCCTGCTGGCCACCGCCGACAAGGTGGTTGAGTAA
- a CDS encoding OpgC domain-containing protein, whose translation MDQTLSADQKDLSVLRPPERDLRLDLFRGVGQWMIFLDHIPHDLVSWLTLRNYGFSDAAEFFVFISGYLAGFIYGPAVRGGYFLAATKRLMKRVWQLYIAHIFLFLLFTAQVARTAKRFDNPMYENEFNVFNFLQHPDVMIGQALTLKYKPVNFDVLPLYMALLFASPLILWCLIRRPALALLGSVALYVAARWFDWNLPSYPAGTSWYFNPFAWQMLFVFAAWCGLGGSAQLQFLIRSRVALAVAVAWLLFAFLIVMTWHSSFLESLVPKWLIKVIYPIDKSDLDMLRFTHFLALALVVVRFVPKNWPPLTSKWLQPLLSCGRHSLPIFCLGIFLSFSAHWVLTQYSKGFAEQLFVSVVGIAIMVAAAWLLDWYKKVPVLFEAPQAEPKAEPAQA comes from the coding sequence ATGGACCAGACCCTTTCCGCCGACCAGAAAGATCTATCTGTCTTGCGGCCGCCCGAACGCGACCTGCGGCTCGATCTGTTTCGCGGGGTCGGTCAGTGGATGATCTTTCTCGATCACATCCCGCACGATCTCGTCAGCTGGCTGACGCTTCGCAACTACGGCTTCAGCGACGCGGCCGAGTTCTTCGTGTTCATCTCCGGCTATCTCGCCGGCTTCATCTACGGGCCTGCGGTGCGCGGCGGCTATTTTCTCGCCGCCACCAAGCGGCTGATGAAGCGGGTATGGCAATTATACATCGCCCATATTTTCCTGTTCCTGCTCTTTACGGCGCAGGTGGCCCGCACCGCCAAGCGCTTCGACAACCCGATGTACGAGAATGAATTCAACGTCTTCAACTTTCTTCAGCATCCCGACGTGATGATCGGGCAGGCGCTGACGCTGAAGTACAAACCGGTCAATTTCGACGTGCTGCCGCTCTACATGGCGCTGCTGTTCGCATCGCCCTTGATCCTGTGGTGCCTGATCCGGCGTCCGGCGCTCGCGCTGCTCGGCTCGGTCGCACTGTACGTCGCGGCGCGCTGGTTCGACTGGAACCTGCCGTCCTATCCGGCCGGGACGTCCTGGTACTTCAATCCGTTCGCCTGGCAGATGCTGTTCGTGTTTGCCGCCTGGTGCGGTCTCGGCGGCAGCGCCCAACTGCAATTTCTCATTCGCTCCCGCGTCGCCCTGGCGGTGGCCGTGGCCTGGTTGCTGTTCGCATTTTTGATCGTGATGACCTGGCACAGTTCGTTCCTGGAATCGCTGGTGCCGAAGTGGCTGATCAAGGTGATCTACCCGATCGACAAGTCCGATCTCGACATGCTGCGCTTTACGCATTTCCTGGCGCTGGCTCTGGTGGTCGTCCGGTTCGTACCAAAGAACTGGCCGCCGCTGACGTCGAAATGGTTGCAGCCACTGCTGTCGTGCGGGCGGCATTCGCTCCCGATATTCTGTCTCGGCATTTTCCTGTCGTTTTCGGCGCACTGGGTCCTCACCCAGTATTCCAAGGGCTTTGCCGAGCAGCTTTTCGTCAGCGTGGTCGGCATCGCGATCATGGTGGCGGCGGCCTGGCTGTTGGACTGGTACAAGAAAGTACCGGTGCTGTTCGAAGCGCCGCAGGCGGAGCCCAAGGCCGAGCCCGCGCAGGCGTGA
- a CDS encoding 2-isopropylmalate synthase, whose amino-acid sequence MTTASKSEKDRVIVFDTTLRDGEQCPGATMTFEEKLEIAEMLDDMGVDVIEAGFPITSEGDFQAVSEIARRSKNSVIAGLSRANPKDIDRCAEAVKFARRGRVHTVIATSPLHMRVKLNMTPEQVLDLSVANVTRARNQIDDVEWSAEDATRSEMDFLCRIVEAVIKAGATTVNIPDTVGYTTPEEYTRFMRTLIERVPNSDKAVFSVHCHNDLGMAVANSLAGIAGGARQIECTVNGIGERAGNAALEEVVMAMNVRNDVFPWWNKIDTTMLTRASKLVSAATSFPVQYNKAIVGRNAFAHESGIHQDGVLKDASTYEIMRPEMIGLKKSSLVLGKHSGRHAFVHKLEEMGYKLGANQLEDAFVRMKALADRKKDIYDEDIEALVDQEIAAAHDRIKLTSLTVIAGTHGPQRATMKLDIDGKTRIEEAEGNGPVDAVFNCIKALVPHEAKLELYQVHAVTEGTDAQAEVSVRLAHEGRSMTSKASDPDTLVASAKAYLGALNKIVMKHQRDEPAQAAS is encoded by the coding sequence ATGACCACCGCCTCCAAGTCCGAGAAGGACCGCGTCATCGTATTCGACACCACCCTGCGTGACGGCGAGCAGTGTCCCGGCGCCACCATGACGTTCGAGGAAAAGCTCGAGATCGCCGAGATGCTCGACGACATGGGCGTCGACGTCATCGAGGCCGGCTTCCCGATCACCTCGGAAGGCGACTTCCAGGCGGTCAGCGAGATCGCCCGCCGCTCGAAAAATTCGGTGATCGCCGGCCTGTCGCGGGCCAACCCGAAGGACATCGACCGCTGCGCCGAAGCCGTGAAGTTCGCCAGGCGGGGCCGCGTCCACACCGTGATCGCGACCTCGCCGCTGCACATGCGCGTCAAGCTCAACATGACGCCGGAGCAGGTGCTGGATCTGTCGGTCGCCAACGTCACCCGCGCCCGCAACCAGATCGACGACGTCGAGTGGTCGGCCGAGGACGCCACCCGCAGCGAGATGGATTTTCTCTGCCGCATCGTCGAGGCGGTGATCAAGGCCGGCGCCACCACGGTCAATATTCCCGACACCGTCGGCTACACCACGCCGGAGGAATACACCCGCTTCATGCGCACGCTGATCGAGCGGGTGCCGAACTCCGACAAGGCGGTGTTCTCGGTGCACTGCCATAACGACCTCGGCATGGCGGTGGCGAATTCGCTGGCCGGCATCGCCGGCGGCGCGCGCCAGATCGAATGCACTGTCAACGGCATCGGCGAGCGCGCCGGCAACGCCGCGCTGGAAGAAGTCGTGATGGCGATGAACGTCCGCAACGACGTGTTTCCGTGGTGGAACAAGATCGACACCACGATGTTGACGCGGGCCTCGAAGCTGGTATCGGCGGCGACCTCGTTCCCGGTGCAGTACAACAAGGCGATCGTCGGCCGTAACGCGTTCGCGCATGAGAGCGGCATCCATCAGGACGGCGTGCTGAAGGACGCCTCGACTTACGAGATCATGCGTCCGGAGATGATCGGCCTGAAGAAGTCGTCGCTGGTGCTCGGCAAGCATTCCGGCCGCCATGCCTTCGTGCACAAGCTGGAAGAGATGGGCTACAAGCTCGGCGCCAACCAGCTGGAAGACGCCTTTGTACGGATGAAGGCGCTGGCCGATCGCAAGAAGGACATCTACGACGAGGACATCGAGGCGCTGGTCGACCAGGAGATCGCGGCCGCCCACGACCGCATCAAACTAACCTCGCTGACCGTGATCGCGGGCACCCATGGGCCGCAGCGCGCCACCATGAAGCTCGACATCGACGGCAAGACCAGGATCGAGGAAGCCGAAGGCAACGGCCCGGTCGATGCGGTGTTCAACTGCATCAAGGCGCTGGTGCCGCACGAGGCCAAGCTGGAACTCTATCAGGTCCACGCCGTCACCGAAGGCACCGATGCCCAAGCCGAAGTGTCGGTGCGGCTCGCCCATGAAGGCCGCTCGATGACGTCGAAGGCCTCCGATCCGGATACGCTGGTGGCGTCGGCGAAGGCCTATCTCGGCGCGCTCAACAAGATCGTCATGAAGCACCAGCGCGACGAGCCCGCGCAGGCGGCGAGCTGA
- a CDS encoding Tat pathway signal protein: MLNRRSLVGLAIGAGMAHLSSPAQAATMSYEQAVRQTWAPLQPTPRDRELVRAATLAANSHNTQPWIFAADADEITIAPDFSRRCSAVDPDDHHLYVSLGCAAENLTHAAAAVGYKATPRLADDMLAISLEPTPPLRSPLSEAIALRQCTRAAYDGRPVASETIRSLEAAGREPGVSVIIFTDRSAISNIADYVEQGNSSQMHDAAFMAELKSWIRFSEADAVSTMDGLFAPASGTPAMPAWLARPLMGLFFTEQKENRKYHEHIESSAGIAVFVSETNDKSHWIAAGRACQRFGLQATALGLKYAFINQPVEVPTLRRQFASYLGIGDRRADLVLRFGNGPQLPKSLRRPPEQVMRQHA, translated from the coding sequence ATGCTGAACAGACGCAGTTTGGTCGGCTTGGCAATCGGGGCCGGCATGGCACATCTTTCCTCGCCGGCCCAAGCCGCAACGATGAGCTATGAACAGGCGGTGCGTCAAACTTGGGCGCCGCTGCAACCGACGCCGAGAGACCGCGAACTGGTGCGCGCAGCGACGCTCGCTGCCAACAGCCACAATACCCAACCCTGGATTTTCGCGGCCGACGCCGACGAAATCACCATCGCCCCGGATTTCAGCCGAAGATGCTCCGCGGTCGACCCGGACGACCATCATTTGTACGTCAGCCTGGGTTGCGCCGCGGAGAACCTGACGCACGCCGCGGCGGCGGTCGGATACAAGGCCACGCCACGCCTTGCCGACGATATGCTGGCCATCAGTCTCGAACCGACGCCGCCGCTGCGCTCGCCACTGTCCGAGGCGATCGCGCTTCGACAATGCACCCGCGCAGCCTATGACGGCCGGCCGGTCGCGTCAGAAACGATCCGCTCCCTCGAGGCCGCCGGCCGCGAGCCGGGTGTTTCGGTCATCATCTTCACTGACCGCAGCGCGATTTCGAACATTGCCGATTATGTCGAGCAGGGCAACTCGTCGCAGATGCACGACGCCGCCTTCATGGCGGAGCTCAAGAGCTGGATCCGCTTTAGTGAGGCGGATGCCGTGTCCACGATGGACGGGCTGTTCGCGCCCGCGTCCGGCACCCCCGCCATGCCAGCCTGGCTCGCCAGACCGTTGATGGGGCTGTTTTTCACCGAGCAGAAAGAAAACCGGAAATACCACGAACACATCGAAAGCTCGGCGGGGATTGCAGTCTTCGTTTCGGAGACGAACGACAAGTCGCATTGGATCGCGGCAGGACGCGCATGTCAGCGGTTTGGCCTGCAGGCGACGGCTCTCGGGCTGAAATATGCCTTCATCAACCAGCCGGTGGAAGTACCCACGCTGCGCCGCCAGTTCGCTTCCTATCTTGGGATCGGCGATCGGCGGGCCGACCTCGTGCTGCGGTTCGGCAACGGGCCGCAATTGCCAAAATCCCTCCGTCGTCCCCCGGAGCAAGTTATGCGACAGCACGCATGA
- a CDS encoding polyphosphate kinase 2 family protein — protein MSKKPAKFLADELKPFVAPFRFDGSGQFHLKSHKTDEKGGLDKDKAAKILEANRIRLNDFQERLYAQDRWSLLVIFQGMDAAGKDSAIKSIFDGVNPQGCAVTSFKQPTSHELDHDFLWRSTIALPERGRIGIFNRSYYEECLVTRVHPDILAKEKIPPKLITKNIWRDRFEDISAMERYLARNGTVILKFFLNVSKAEQRERFLERLEEPAKNWKFSMGDITERALWPRYQAVYQDIVRHTSTSLAPWYVVPADHKWFARVVIGSTIVAALDRLDLQFPKVDKAERSEFKQVREALLAEGKGGAKQAPAKKK, from the coding sequence ATGAGCAAGAAACCCGCGAAATTCCTCGCCGACGAACTAAAGCCCTTTGTTGCGCCGTTCCGGTTCGACGGCTCCGGTCAGTTCCACCTGAAATCGCACAAGACCGACGAAAAGGGCGGCCTTGACAAGGACAAGGCGGCAAAGATTCTCGAAGCCAACCGAATACGGCTGAACGATTTCCAGGAGCGGCTCTATGCGCAGGACCGCTGGTCGCTGCTGGTGATTTTCCAGGGCATGGATGCGGCGGGCAAGGATTCCGCCATCAAGAGCATCTTCGACGGCGTCAATCCGCAGGGCTGCGCGGTCACCTCGTTCAAGCAGCCGACCTCGCACGAACTCGATCATGATTTCCTGTGGCGCAGCACGATCGCGCTGCCCGAACGCGGCCGGATCGGCATCTTCAATCGCTCCTATTACGAGGAATGCCTGGTGACGCGGGTTCATCCGGACATTCTTGCCAAGGAGAAAATCCCCCCGAAGCTGATCACCAAGAACATCTGGCGCGATCGCTTCGAGGATATTTCGGCAATGGAACGCTACCTCGCGCGCAACGGCACCGTGATCCTGAAATTCTTCCTCAACGTCTCCAAGGCGGAACAGCGCGAACGCTTTCTGGAACGGCTGGAGGAGCCTGCCAAGAACTGGAAGTTCTCGATGGGCGATATTACCGAGCGCGCGCTGTGGCCGCGCTACCAGGCGGTGTATCAGGACATCGTCCGCCACACCTCGACATCCCTGGCGCCGTGGTACGTGGTGCCAGCCGACCACAAATGGTTTGCCCGCGTCGTGATCGGTTCGACCATCGTGGCGGCGCTCGACAGGCTCGATCTGCAATTTCCGAAGGTCGACAAGGCCGAGCGCAGCGAATTCAAGCAGGTGCGCGAGGCGTTGCTAGCCGAAGGCAAGGGCGGGGCGAAACAGGCGCCGGCGAAGAAGAAGTAG
- a CDS encoding acyltransferase, with protein MTGMLVHIQILRFIAAVSVIAFHALGVAPDGFKVAESPISFVLSYGGRGVDLFFVISGFIIFYATHGASLTPAEFLRRRVERIVPLYFFVIFAVTVLAVTLPATFGAPDWYTPRHILKSLAFVAFTDGEMPVVYVGWSLEYEMYFYLAAALLMAATRDAWRNIVVIFSALATVGRIPGVDPALGNYAFFVDPIILEFVLGVIVGHVFVNGRAGWTMPVAAACAIAAVLATDPASRVIVSGIPSALLVAAAAFISRRRTDPSWPERKLARLGDASYSIYLAQVETVSLAGTTVAGLIPAIPPLLLLVVTSVIVVALGLLLNIAVERPLLRFSRRLGVPRPAQAPG; from the coding sequence ATGACAGGGATGCTCGTCCATATCCAGATTCTCCGGTTTATCGCGGCTGTCTCCGTCATCGCCTTTCATGCGCTGGGCGTCGCCCCTGACGGCTTCAAGGTGGCCGAGAGTCCCATCTCCTTTGTGCTGTCCTATGGCGGCCGCGGCGTCGATCTGTTCTTCGTTATTTCCGGCTTCATCATTTTCTATGCGACCCATGGTGCCAGCCTGACGCCGGCGGAATTCCTGCGCCGCCGCGTCGAGCGGATCGTGCCGCTGTATTTTTTCGTGATCTTCGCTGTCACGGTGCTGGCGGTGACGTTGCCGGCCACGTTCGGCGCGCCGGATTGGTACACGCCCCGCCATATCCTCAAATCGCTGGCGTTCGTCGCCTTCACCGACGGCGAAATGCCGGTCGTCTATGTCGGCTGGTCGCTCGAATACGAGATGTACTTCTATCTCGCCGCGGCCCTGCTGATGGCGGCAACGCGCGATGCCTGGCGCAACATCGTGGTGATTTTTTCCGCGCTCGCGACCGTTGGGCGAATTCCTGGCGTTGACCCCGCGCTCGGAAATTACGCGTTCTTCGTCGATCCGATAATCCTCGAATTCGTGCTCGGCGTCATCGTGGGCCATGTGTTCGTCAATGGCCGGGCCGGCTGGACGATGCCGGTTGCGGCAGCTTGCGCGATCGCGGCGGTGCTGGCGACGGACCCCGCCAGCCGCGTCATCGTATCCGGCATTCCGTCAGCCTTGCTGGTGGCGGCGGCCGCCTTTATCAGTCGCAGGCGCACCGATCCGTCTTGGCCGGAGCGTAAGCTGGCGCGGTTGGGCGATGCGTCCTATTCGATCTATCTCGCCCAGGTGGAGACGGTGTCGCTGGCAGGCACGACCGTGGCCGGCCTGATCCCGGCCATTCCGCCGCTGCTGCTCCTGGTCGTCACCAGCGTTATCGTTGTCGCACTCGGCCTGTTGCTCAACATCGCCGTCGAGCGTCCGTTGCTCAGGTTCAGCCGGCGCCTGGGCGTTCCGCGCCCGGCACAGGCCCCCGGCTGA
- a CDS encoding branched-chain amino acid ABC transporter permease: protein MTLRNAAWVAGLAALIALPFVYRDPYHLHILVLILIWSFAYTSWSIMGRFGLVSLGHGGFMGVGAYVTALLWNHLGVSPWIGIPVGMAAAGVLALIVAYPCFRFRITGHYFVLVTLALSGIVLQVITATRDYTGGSLGLTPNRTKGSQLLALQFDDKVTWYLIALFVWVVGLLIWRWIDRSMSRYAMEAISEDEDAAAAAGVNVTAEKLKITLISALMTALAGALYCQYQMFITPDTVSGISVSLQMVFAVIVGGLYVSLGPTVGAVITIMLAEILRIGFGTKAVGWDNLVYGVLLVTFIIFLPKGILGSIMARLKPPR, encoded by the coding sequence GTGACTCTTCGCAACGCCGCCTGGGTTGCCGGACTGGCGGCGCTGATCGCGCTGCCGTTTGTCTACCGCGATCCCTATCACCTGCACATCCTGGTGCTGATCCTGATCTGGTCGTTCGCCTATACGTCGTGGTCGATCATGGGCCGCTTCGGCCTGGTGTCGCTCGGCCATGGCGGCTTCATGGGCGTCGGCGCCTATGTGACGGCGCTATTGTGGAACCATCTCGGCGTGTCGCCGTGGATCGGTATTCCCGTCGGCATGGCGGCGGCGGGCGTGCTCGCGCTGATCGTCGCCTATCCCTGCTTTCGCTTCCGCATCACCGGGCACTATTTCGTGCTGGTGACGCTGGCGCTGTCGGGCATCGTGCTGCAGGTCATCACCGCGACGCGCGACTACACCGGCGGTTCGCTCGGGCTGACGCCGAACCGCACCAAGGGCAGCCAGTTGCTGGCGCTGCAGTTCGACGACAAGGTGACGTGGTATCTGATCGCGCTGTTCGTCTGGGTGGTCGGGCTGTTGATCTGGCGCTGGATCGATCGCAGCATGAGCCGCTACGCCATGGAGGCGATCTCGGAGGACGAGGACGCGGCGGCCGCGGCCGGCGTCAACGTCACCGCCGAAAAACTCAAGATTACGCTGATCTCGGCGCTGATGACGGCGCTCGCCGGCGCGCTCTATTGCCAGTACCAGATGTTCATCACCCCCGACACCGTCAGCGGAATTTCGGTGTCGCTGCAGATGGTGTTCGCCGTCATCGTCGGCGGGCTCTATGTCTCGCTCGGGCCGACCGTCGGCGCCGTCATCACCATCATGCTCGCGGAAATCCTGCGTATCGGATTTGGAACCAAGGCGGTCGGCTGGGACAACCTCGTCTATGGCGTGCTGCTGGTGACCTTCATCATATTCCTTCCCAAGGGTATTCTTGGTAGCATCATGGCGCGACTTAAGCCGCCGCGCTGA
- a CDS encoding branched-chain amino acid ABC transporter permease has protein sequence MQAFLDIFDIYLLEAVVNGILLGGVLALLALGLNLIFGVIDVTWICYAELVMIGMYGMYYLVQVFGFPYWAAAPLTIMLVAALGAALHYIVIAPLLTAPPINQLLATGGVLFILQSFATVAFGIDFRNLGIRLPVLAFGEMHFSYARLLSFGAALVGMVAVYLFMKRTYTGTAIRAIAQDRQIMSLMGVDTKRIYLITSALGGALAGLAACLLVLQYDVHPFVGLSFGPITFLICVLGGLGNFFGGFIAAFVFAEIISLGGLFSDLEWGYVLAFAFFIVMMFIRPAGLFARRS, from the coding sequence ATGCAGGCGTTTCTCGACATCTTCGACATCTACCTGCTGGAGGCCGTGGTCAACGGCATCCTGCTCGGCGGGGTGCTGGCACTATTGGCGCTCGGACTCAACCTGATCTTCGGCGTCATCGACGTGACCTGGATCTGCTATGCGGAGCTGGTCATGATCGGCATGTACGGGATGTACTATCTCGTGCAGGTGTTCGGCTTTCCCTATTGGGCGGCGGCGCCGCTGACCATCATGCTGGTGGCGGCGCTAGGCGCCGCGCTGCATTACATCGTCATCGCGCCGCTATTGACCGCGCCGCCGATCAACCAGCTGCTCGCCACCGGCGGCGTGCTGTTCATCCTGCAGAGCTTTGCCACCGTCGCCTTCGGTATCGACTTCCGCAACCTCGGCATCCGCCTGCCGGTGCTGGCGTTCGGTGAGATGCATTTCAGTTACGCGCGGCTGTTGTCGTTCGGCGCGGCACTGGTCGGCATGGTCGCGGTCTACCTGTTCATGAAACGCACCTATACCGGCACGGCCATCCGCGCCATCGCGCAGGATCGCCAGATCATGTCGCTGATGGGCGTCGATACCAAGCGCATCTACCTGATCACCTCGGCGCTCGGCGGCGCGCTGGCGGGCCTCGCCGCCTGCCTGCTGGTGCTGCAATACGACGTGCATCCCTTTGTCGGGCTGTCGTTCGGGCCGATCACCTTCCTGATCTGCGTGCTCGGGGGGCTCGGCAATTTCTTCGGCGGCTTCATCGCGGCGTTCGTGTTTGCCGAGATCATTTCGCTGGGCGGGCTGTTCTCGGACCTCGAATGGGGCTACGTGCTCGCCTTCGCCTTCTTCATCGTCATGATGTTCATCCGGCCCGCGGGCCTGTTTGCGAGGCGCTCGTGA